From one Triticum urartu cultivar G1812 chromosome 3, Tu2.1, whole genome shotgun sequence genomic stretch:
- the LOC125546084 gene encoding uncharacterized protein LOC125546084: protein MAFHQRSTSLPSRPHVSETEVELELQSLEASISSSNSISTMCDGLRTLANIYDGLEEIICLPSNQVCSSQHRSMLDGEMDGSLELLDLCNAMQEIFVEMKAIIQELQLAVRKGDDAAIQAKIQSYTRLVKKSKNLFKKTAKKAPADCSMVMLLAKAREISVSLLECTLHLLSKQIEMPKQSLVSKAFHKKKAAVCKEEQLLWLECSIGDLESGAGHLFRKLVQSRVSLLNILSS, encoded by the coding sequence ATGGCTTTCCACCAAAGATCGACAAGTTTGCCTTCTAGGCCTCACGTCAGTGAGACCGAAGTCGAGCTAGAGCTTCAGAGCCTAGAAGCAAGCATCTCTTCCTCTAATTCCATCAGCACGATGTGCGATGGTCTCAGGACTCTTGCAAACATCTACGATGGTCTCGAAGAAATCATCTGCCTACCAAGCAACCAAGTTTGCTCCTCCCAGCATAGGAGCATGTTGGATGGAGAAATGGACGGTTCTCTTGAGCTGCTAGATCTCTGCAACGCCATGCAAGAGATCTTCGTCGAGATGAAGGCCATCATCCAAGAACTGCAACTGGCTGTAAGGAAAGGTGATGACGCAGCTATTCAGGCCAAGATCCAATCCTACACCCGCTTGGTGAAGAAGTCGAAGAATCTTTTCAAGAAGACTGCAAAGAAGGCTCCTGCAGATTGTAGCATGGTCATGCTGTTGGCCAAGGCTAGAGAGATCTCTGTGTCTCTGCTGGAGTGCACACTCCATCTCTTGTCAAAGCAAATCGAAATGCCTAAACAGTCTCTTGTTTCCAAGGCATTTCACAAGAAGAAGGCAGCTGTTTGCAAGGAGGAGCAATTGTTGTGGCTAGAGTGCAGTATCGGAGATCTCGAGAGTGGAGCAGGACATCTGTTCAGGAAATTAGTCCAGAGCAGAGTTTCCCTACTCAACATCCTTAGCTCGTAG
- the LOC125546089 gene encoding uncharacterized protein LOC125546089, which produces MGFHQRSISLPSRPHVSETEVEQELHCLEASISSSNSISTMCDGLRSLASIYDGLEEIIFLPSNQACSSQQRNMLDGEMECSIELLDLCSTMQETFAEMMLIIQELQLALRKGDDAAAQAKIQSFIRLVKKARKHFKKSAKKPAFDKMVMLLTKAREICISLLESTLHLLLKQIEMPKQSLVCKAFYKKKAIVCKEEQLQELECSIEDLQNGAGDLFRKLVQNRVSLLNLLSS; this is translated from the coding sequence ATGGGTTTCCACCAGAGATCGATTAGTTTGCCTTCTAGGCCTCACGTCAGTGAGACCGAAGTCGAGCAAGAGCTCCACTGCCTAGAAGCAAGCATCTCTTCCTCCAATTCCATCAGCACGATGTGCGATGGTCTCAGGAGTCTTGCAAGCATCTACGATGGTCTTGAAGAGATTATTTTCCTACCAAGCAACCAAGCTTGCTCCTCCCAGCAGAGGAACATGTTGGATGGAGAGATGGAATGCTCCATTGAGCTGTTAGATCTCTGTAGCACCATGCAGGAGACCTTCGCCGAGATGATGCTCATCATCCAAGAGCTCCAACTTGCTCTAAGAAAAGGAGATGATGCAGCTGCTCAAGCCAAGATCCAGTCTTTTATTCGCTTGGTGAAGAAGGCTAGGAAACATTTCAAGAAGTCTGCCAAGAAGCCTGCATTTGACAAGATGGTCATGCTATTGACCAAGGCAAGAGAGATTTGCATCTCTCTGTTGGAGTCCACACTCCATCTCTTGTTGAAGCAAATTGAAATGCCAAAGCAGTCTCTTGTCTGCAAGGCATTTTACAAGAAGAAGGCAATTGTCTGCAAGGAGGAACAGTTGCAGGAGTTAGAGTGCAGTATCGAAGATCTTCAGAATGGAGCAGGAGATCTGTTCAGGAAATTAGTCCAGAACAGAGTTTCTCTTCTAAACCTTCTTAGCTCATAG